The Cohnella abietis genome has a segment encoding these proteins:
- a CDS encoding LamB/YcsF family protein: MEKMIDLNCDMGESFGLYKYGADTELMPLISSANIATGFHAGDPHVMRESVALAAHYGVRVGAHVGLPDRVGFGRREMNVKAQEIYDYVLYQLGALDGFLKAAGLTMSHIKPHGAWYMMAAEKREVSEATVKAVLAYNPQLDIYTLPDSELYKSAKEAKLNVVSEFFADRPYNDKKVKMFGWTLEEIGHPDEMAKRALKVVEDGTIETVCVHSDTPGSPAIMKAVREILVESGLKIGLNK; this comes from the coding sequence ATGGAGAAAATGATAGATCTTAACTGTGATATGGGCGAAAGCTTTGGGTTATACAAATATGGGGCGGACACTGAGCTTATGCCTCTGATTAGCTCGGCGAATATAGCTACTGGTTTTCATGCGGGTGATCCGCATGTAATGCGTGAATCTGTGGCGTTGGCTGCTCACTATGGAGTGAGAGTTGGTGCTCATGTGGGATTGCCTGATAGGGTGGGGTTTGGGCGACGGGAAATGAATGTGAAAGCACAGGAGATTTATGATTACGTACTCTATCAGTTGGGTGCGCTTGATGGTTTTCTGAAGGCTGCGGGATTAACGATGTCTCATATTAAGCCTCATGGAGCTTGGTACATGATGGCTGCTGAGAAGAGGGAAGTCAGTGAGGCGACCGTCAAAGCTGTTCTGGCTTATAATCCGCAATTGGATATCTACACGCTTCCCGATTCCGAGCTTTATAAATCAGCAAAAGAAGCGAAGCTTAACGTAGTCAGTGAGTTTTTCGCAGATCGACCATACAATGATAAGAAGGTTAAAATGTTTGGGTGGACGCTGGAAGAAATAGGCCATCCAGATGAAATGGCTAAGAGGGCATTAAAAGTGGTTGAAGATGGTACGATAGAAACGGTATGTGTTCATAGTGACACACCGGGATCGCCGGCAATTATGAAAGCTGTGCGAGAGATATTAGTGGAATCGGGCTTGAAGATTGGATTAAACAAGTGA
- a CDS encoding P-II family nitrogen regulator: MKMLSIIVRPEMVSSVTVALHGIGVTGMTVTDVRGQGIQKGTRTFYRGVEYKTDFVQKSKIETVISDSLYEKAIEAVIESARTGQIGDGKIFVTEVLDAIRIRTGERGDPSLHS, encoded by the coding sequence ATGAAAATGTTAAGCATTATTGTACGGCCTGAAATGGTTAGCAGTGTAACCGTAGCCTTGCATGGAATCGGAGTTACCGGAATGACTGTAACCGACGTAAGAGGTCAAGGCATTCAAAAAGGTACAAGAACCTTTTATCGGGGAGTCGAATACAAAACAGACTTCGTACAGAAGAGCAAAATTGAAACCGTCATTAGTGATTCTCTATACGAGAAAGCCATAGAAGCTGTGATCGAATCCGCACGAACCGGACAGATCGGTGACGGAAAGATATTTGTAACTGAAGTTCTCGACGCGATTCGAATTCGTACGGGAGAACGCGGGGATCCTTCACTTCACTCCTAG